One genomic segment of Anser cygnoides isolate HZ-2024a breed goose chromosome 20, Taihu_goose_T2T_genome, whole genome shotgun sequence includes these proteins:
- the IER5L gene encoding immediate early response gene 5-like protein encodes MLRGRRRMECTLDAQSLISISLRKIHSSRTQRGGIKLHKNLLVSYVLRNARQLYLSERYAELYRRQQHYPDGAPLLAMPACPPPPAASAAAPPELAALPLPPDTQDREARSCSAVRGGAELLEVPVCAAPPELQRAPCRDSSPAFYRASSAGPGPGSPPGLLYAAGCDFGAPHCSSRTTVLDLDTHVVTTVENGYLHQDCCSQCPCCCQPAPGLASPPPAPGTKRKYYPGQEEEEGVEEGEPGGGGVAGGPPFAPCTKRARFEEYSAEHPQDSSNISNLISIFGSGFTGLVSRQQADSEQPLNGQLCSKQALASLGAWTRAIVAF; translated from the coding sequence ATGCTGAGGGGCCGGAGGAGGATGGAGTGCACCCTCGATGCGCAGAGTTTGATCAGTATTTCCCTGCGGAAGATCCACAGCTCCCGCACGCAGCGAGGCGGCATCAAGCTCCACAAGAACCTGCTCGTCTCCTATGTGCTCCGCAACGCCCGGCAGCTCTACCTGAGCGAGCGCTACGCCGAGCTCTACCGCCGCCAGCAGCACTACCCCGACGGCGCCCCGCTCCTCGCCATGCccgcctgcccgccgccccccgccgcctccgccgccgccccacCGGAGCTGGCGgcgctcccgctgcccccggACACGCAGGACCGCGAGGCGCGGAGCTGCTCGGCCGTGCGGGGCGGCgcggagctgctggaggtgccCGTGTGCGCGGCGCCCCCCGAGCTGCAGCGAGCGCCTTGCAGAGACTCGTCCCCGGCTTTCTACCGGGCTTCCTCCgccggccccggtcccggctcgcccccggggctgctgtACGCCGCCGGCTGTGACTTCGGGGCGCCGCACTGTAGCAGCCGCACCACGGTGCTGGATTTGGACACTCACGTCGTGACCACGGTGGAGAACGGGTACTTGCACCAGGACTGCTGCTCGCagtgcccctgctgctgccagccggCACCGGGGctcgcctccccgccgcccgcaccGGGCACCAAGCGCAAGTATTACccggggcaggaggaagaggagggggtggaggaaggggagccggggggaggcGGGGTGGCGGGCGGCCCCCCCTTCGCCCCGTGCACCAAGCGCGCCCGCTTCGAGGAGTACAGCGCCGAGCACCCGCAGGACTCTTCCAACATCTCCAACTTGATCTCCATCTTCGGCTCCGGTTTCACGGGGCTGGTGAGCCGGCAGCAGGCGGACTCGGAGCAGCCCCTCAACGGGCAGCTGTGCAGCAAGCAGGCGCTGGCGAGCCTGGGAGCCTGGACTCGGGCCATCGTCGCGTTTTAG